CCTGCAAGCTCATTCCGTGCAAGAACAATGGAAGATGCCTGAGAAGTGGGCGCTGCTCATGTCCAAATGGATGGGGTGGCTTCTACTGCGAGATTGGTGAGTGGCAAAAAGTTCAATACCCAAAAGCACGGCTCATAATTCAGTTGgttttttaaaacaaaaaccataaTAGCAATACATCTTGTTAATGCGGAGAAAAACAAGTTTCATAAATCTTCGCACGGCTTCAAGTTCAATTCGCAAAAAATGTGTCACGAGTAAAAGTTGGTTCTCGCAATTCCTACAGAAGcttaaatgattttattattattttttgcgAGCGGTGCTCCGCGGAGTTGTGGGGCAAACAAGTTTCGCAGCCGCCGAGTAGAAcaacattattattataattagaGATTGACGGCAGCAGAAAATAACCATTAACAGCAGCATTTGGATTCTGGGATGGTTCAGTGCACAGCGGGGTCAGGAAGTTGGTTGGCCAAAAAAGTAACACAAAATTAGCGATCTGTGATTCACAACGATGGCAATAAAGATCACTATAATCAGAATGGGGATAGAGTTGGGGAATAATTAAGACCATTGGATTCAAAGTTGAATGCTCTCgttttttgaatttaatatgCATAAAATGCCAAAATGAAGTTCGCATTTCTAAACTATTAGCTCAAACAGCTCCCTAGCAAATTTCAATTATCCAATCAGTAATTTCAAACTTTTAATATCCCCTCACACTGCAACATTATTCAAAATTATAATGACACCAAGCGAAACATTAATCAACCATCTGCGAAACAAGCTTTTGATTATACGAAATCGGCAGATGCGTTTTTGCTATTTCTTTATCCATCGGATGTTTTATGTGAAGATACAGCTGTCTGCCTTTCACTTATGATATTAGCAAATTGTGAATCAACATGCCACACAAGCAAGTTGAAGTTGAAATTGAAGAAATGCAAGTCGGTGAAGggaaattgaaaagaaaatataagtaTGGGGAAAAGTCTGGGCTAAATCAACGAAAATCAAGAACTCAGGGAAAGCGAACAGGTGATAGACAAAATGAGAGGAGGGGGGGTTTGAAACAGTAGGGAAAAGTGTATAGAAAATTAATAACCGCACGATAATAAAGATTAATCTTTGCTTCAAGTTCTAGAACCTGAACGTGATGATTCACAGACAGAAAAAAACTGGAAAGTGAGTGAAGTTGAAGAAAACGCTGACAAATGGGAGAAGGCAATTTGAAATGCTAGAAACATTAAACATTTGATAAATAATAGTATGTTGTTTTCTTAGTAATTAAATACACATCCATCGTTGAGTTCTTAGGATTGGGCCAAAAGCCCTTTTCTATTCGAGGAACAGGTACTTGGTAGTGCATTAGAAAACAGTTTAAGCCAGTCTAAGTGTCAGATGATGATGGACTTCTAAACGAGATCAGGGTCTGCAGATgaagattcagattcagattcagattaaGATTCAGATTCATAAAGTGAAACAAAAGACGGCGACGAAGAGGAACAatgcagctgcagcggcaAGCTGATgctgtaatttaattatgtgCCGCATGCAATATGTTTAATGCAACGCCACTCGACTTCAACTTCCCCTTCCCCATACCCCTTCCCCTCCCTGCGGCAGTATTATGTATGCCTTATGACTCTTTCGGATTTTTCTAGCCATGAGCAAGCCGACGACGCCGAGCTTCCGTGGCAACAGTTACCTGATCTTGCCGCCGCCGCGAATTCCAATGAAAGACAAGCGGCGGGGACCCTCCCTGTATGTCCGCCCCCGCGAAGCCATCCAAGTCTCGCTGAACTTCTCCACCATCGAGCCGGACGGACTGCTCCTGTGGAGCGAGCACGAGAGGAGCAAGTTCCTCGGCCTGGGCCTGGAGGCGGGCCACCTCAAGCTGGCCAGCAACCTCCTGGGCAGCACCAACGACACGGTCCGTGCTCCAGCCAGCGGATTCATAGCCGACGGAGCCTGGCACTGGACCAGCGTCCTGCTGGACCGCTCCAGgctggagctgcagctggacGGTGAGGTGATCTTCACAGAGCGATTGCCCGAGGGCGGACGGTCACTGGGCTCAACCACGCCGAGAAGCACTCTGGCGGGCAGGCGCAAGAATACGAGCAAGGAGCCAACGATTAGCTACGAGGATGTCTTCTACTTGGGTGAGTCTATTTTTATGACCTTTATAATACTATCAAACAGGTGTATCTTGCAAAATCTTGGCCATTATATGATATTATGTGATCCATTAAAGTGTTGTATTAATTATGGCATAAACTTATAATGATGATTGACTTACCGGTTTTATAGTTTTAGCACAGAACCGAAGACTTTTTTTAGCGTATCGCGTTCACATGCACTTTAAACAAACAATTGCACAATTAGAGACTTTCAGTTCACTTAAGCTTGTTCGGTTGATTTGTTCTTGAGAAGGGAAAACCTGGAGCAAACGATGGTAACTTTTATACCATTTGGTCAAAGCTAGTTAGTTTATACTAACTTTTCAAACTTCGATTCCAATCGCAAGTTGTTTTTGATTCGCGATCCGAATAAACACTGACTTAAGCTGGGCTGCCAACTCGTGTGCTTTAGGCAGCTGTTGGTTCGATAGGTATTTAAGCCATATCAGctgtttatatattattaggTACACCGAGTCTAAAGCTATTATCAATTAATTATAACGCAATACTCAATActttatttaagtttaaaatgaaatttagcATAAAAGCTTGAGCGAATTGTTCAACtgttattaaacaaaaatctaTGCTGTTAAGCGGCAGCTAACAGACTGCTGTTAACTGTCACTTTTACACCTTGTCCAGCACTGGcacaaattcaaattcaagttCAAATTGACAAAGTGCTCATACTCTATTCTTTGCAACCCAAACAGGCGGCTTTCCCAACTCGGACTCGGTGAGCAGGCGCACAAAGGGTCGCTTCTTCGATCCCTTCAAGGGCTGCCTGCAGGACATCCAGTTCGGAGCCGAGCCCACAGCGATTATCAGCGACTTTTCGACGTACCAGGGCGAAAACATTGGATCCTGTGATCTGCACGGCGATGAGCCGCTTACTGTATAGGAAACGAAATCAAAGGAATGGGCAAAGTCGGAGTAACGAATCTATGGAACACTTCGATTGATCTGGACCTTCAGGACTCGCAAACTTCTTGCGAATCCAATTGACGACGCGGTATATAGAGAGAACTACTTGTAAGCTAAGTGATAAGCGAGTTTATATGGAAAGCGGGCGAATGGGGAACCCCCTTCGCCGGAATCAAGATATACACACAGTTTTTGGGCAAAGCTATCGATAGAAGACAGACGAATAAGACGAGAAATGAAcgtaattttgtaaattttatagaaataaatgaaaaacgaaaaaaagaCAATGTTTAGACTTAAACCGTGGAAACAAACGACAAATTAACTGGTTTATCAAAACAATACCAAGAGCAAAACTAAGACAAAATTTTAGATTAGGAGATAAATCTAGAAAATACCGATACCAGATACCGATATTAACTTCTCTTACGTAAGTGATATTTCATGTGGAATAACGATTATGGACGAACGATCCAAACAGCAACTTAACTTTATAACTATgtatattgtttttgttgatcCAGCCTTTTGTTATGCAATCGTTAGCATTTGTGTTATAATTCGAAAACTCTCCTTATTTCCCCAACTTTCTAAACTCAGACTATCTACAAAACTGCCCTCGCTTCTGTCATTCTAAGTTGTTCAACTTTTAAACCTAATTTAGCTAGTTGGATATTCTAATACTTGTTATCCCTGTACGTTAGCATAAACACTCCTGATTGAAGCCATTTAGTTGCCTTGTAGTAAGTTAGCGTATACTCTCTATAATTTATCTTGAACTAACTCAAATCGAAGTCGACTACTCTAACAACAAATCAAGACGCGTGCGAAAATCCATGCGGTCATACAATATAATTATTCTTATAAATGGAAAACCAAGTAGCGGAAAgatacaaacaaaaatatatatacaacaCTTATACAATACGAAACCAAATGGAAATTGTAACCAAAACTGTAAGTTAAGTATGTATTTATTTCGAGAGACATCTTAAtcagttataattttaaataaaaaatgggAATTAGAAAAGTTAATAAACTTAAATATGCCTTCTGTTTTCTTTGGATTCTTGGGAAGTGGTGATGCAACTTATTTTTTAACTTCTTTCCGCCGCCAAGGAACTTCACTGCTAACTAAATAAAAAGTTAAATTACCTTTTTATTAAGCCCATAATATCAAAAGCGATTGCTAACTCATTATTGATTCAAATTGAATGACCATATATATACggattcatatatatatatatataagtatatacgatgttttcatttattataatttataaattttaaatttaaatacataCTGACAACATAAAAATTACGAATTGGAAAGAAATAAGCATCGGATCATTGATGTTTGTGGAACGATTTAAACAAGTTGTTTACGGTATTGTGTTGTTcgatttgttttatttatttattttaattcacTTTACTTCCTCTCCGCTTAATTGCATACTAGATGtaagtttaatttttatggATTACGATAGTTTCTCCGTTCTCGTTTACGTTTAAAGATATTAGCATTAAATCTTCGATTGTTGCTAGAATGTGGAAAATAGTTCAACGCAAGgcgaaattgaaaaataaaaaaatctaaaagtatgcataattggttttctttttttgtggttttcgTTTTCCCTCATTTtaatatgtgtatatataatttatataaattgcaACTATCACACGTGTCCGCCGCGACCCGGAGTCGAATCATCCGCGTCCGTAACCGGATCTGGAGTCCGGGCTCCGGAGCCGGAGAGACACACACATTGCCACAAACCGAGGCGAGCGAGGATCTTCAGCCGCTGGCCTGAACATTTGCTCCTTGtggtgtttgtttgttttgtttgttttatttggaaCGCTGCTGAGAACAACTGCAACTGGAATCTGCCCCTCACTTAATGCTCAGAAACTTACACGACATGTAATCTTTACAAATATTCTTTGCTCGCTTAGATGGTTTCGGggtttctctcttttttttatacaaTACGATTTCAAACTTTCTACGACACGATGAAATCTCCAAAAAACCTGCGCTTTCTTCTCATGTTTAgttttcattattaatttgcGTTGTTATTTGAAATGGTTTATGTTGGAATTATACTGATATTTTAGCTCAATTGCGTGGGTGTCAGTTTGCTTGTATATTTTTTGGACAGATATCGAGCGTAATTGGGGAAAATCGGGTGTGGGAATTTGTAACTAACTTTCTTTAATTGCAACTTTCGTTTATGTTGGGAATGGGAGCTCCTTTGTTTAATGTTTATAATTCTTATGTGGTCTTTATCATTATTGGTTTCGTGGCTCTCAAATGAAATTCGTCCCCTGGGAGAGCCGGCTTTAGGTATTTCTTTCTGATTctgttgaatttttaaataatttttttatttataattatcaGCATAAACTTTTCAAATCTCTCGTtggaaatttcattttctgcAAAGCCAAAAAGGTATGTTAGTAATGGAACCGTCTTTCCAACGCATTTAACTAACCTACGAAGGGACATCACTTGCAGCAGTTGTTCGTCGGTCGATTTGTTTCGGTTCCAGTCGGCCTTATGCTGGTTCCCTGATTGTTGGCGCCATCGTTCTTAGGTAGTTTCTTGGCTGTGGTTGGGGTAGTGATTAGCAAAGTTGCCGAAGCTTTTACGGCGGCTCTTCATAGCTTACCAATGGCCAAGAAGATGTCGTTCACATTCATGCCCGTCTTGGCGGAGGTTTCCATGAACAGCAGCCCATTCTCCTCGGCATATTGCTTCGCCTCATCGAACTCCACGACGCGAATGTTTGACAAATCTGCCTTGTTGCCGGCCAGCGCAATGACAATGTTTGGTGAGGCCTGGAAAAAAggtttattaatatatattttatgtaaaGCGTGCACGAATGTTTCGAGTTAAGACCATTGCACTGAGGCACTTCATGAGCAATAATATAAATGCTTCAATAATGAAACGCTCTGCACGATATTGCATTGACCTTGATGGCTTGGGGCGGAAGTAATCCAAGATTTCCCCGCTGACACTCACTTGTTTATGCAGTTCCTTGACCCAGGTCTTCGCACGCTGAAAACTGTCCTGATTCTGTATATCATAGACGACAATAGCGGCCTGCGCTCCTCGATAATACATGGGAGCTAAGCTGTGGTACCTACAAAGGCCAACAGAAGTATGTCAGATGAAGCTTCCAGTTGTGTGATCTCTGCATCGATACTTACCGCTCCTGGCCAGCCGTGTCCCAGATCTCGAACTTGACGACGGTGTCCTCTATGCAAATGGTCTGTGTCAGAAAGGCCGCACCTATCGTGCTCTCCTGGTACTCGTGGAACTGTCCCTTGACGAAGCGCAGCACCAGGGAGGACTTGCCCACAGCGGACTCGCCGAGGAGAACCAACTTGAATTGGCAGCTTTTGTTCTGCGAGGTGCCATTGGGCCGCTGCGCCGTTCCAGTGCCGCTGGCACCGCCGCTGCGTGGAGTGGTTGCCATGATCGGTTCGGGTTGGATCGGATGCGAATGCGGATGCGCTCTTCCTCCTCTGAGATGGCAACTGATATTTGGTTCTACGGACGGTTACTGCAACTCACTCCCTCTTCTGCTGAGTAAGCCTTTCGGTAAGATTGCTGCTGAGTGTGGATGCGGAATCtgcaaaatacaaataatgcATATGAATATTTATAGTACAGAGCATATTAACGAATTTGAGTGATTCTAATTCTTCTGCCATAATGGTAAGTTTTTAGGACTTAAACTCAGTCCCTTGAGTACATGTTGCCCATGTGGATGAATATAAAACCCACATGAAACCATCGGAGGACTGTGTGGCgcctttgtttgtttaatgaCGCCGTCGACAAGCCCAGTTCAATATGTACATTTCCGAGAATATGCACAAAAAGCCGACGTTATCCATCAGTAAATGAAACAGAGGAAAAGGGAAGTGTCTGCCAATGGTCACTgataaattcaattgaaattgaaagcAGTACGCCCTACAAAAACCCACATTAgtttatttcatttgttttaCACATCAGAAAACACACAGCATTACTATTCGTGTCACTTGGCAACATAATAGTACTGATAAGCTTGTGATAGGAAAATATGTTGAGTTGTGTTCAGAAAATTCCTTGTGTGACTGCTTCAAACATccacaaacacaaacattgTTAATTGCATGTGCAAATACAAACCCATCAACAACTAAAAATACTTTGGCAAACAGAAAGGGGAAACCTTATATGTGCCGTTTAGGCGCTATTATTGTTTTCCCCTTTCTTCGTGGCAGATAAGGGGTTTACAAGTAATCGAAACTACAACACTCTTATCGGTCCCTTGTGCGGGAAATCTAAGTTATCGTAAAAGATATTTATTGCTGCTCCTCTAGCGGCTACCGCACAATTGATAATTCACACACTTTCTGGTGGAAAATATTTCGAGGGCGGGTTATTTACAGTGAATTTGTgtacatatattattataatacaTAACACAGGGGTCGCCTCGCATTATTCAGCGGTAATGCGTGTGGCATTCACAGTGTTTTTGTTATCAGCGCCACTTTTATGAATCATACGCCCCATTGGCCACTACACTTTTACCGAAGTCCCACGATACGTTGATTCCGAAACGAGATATCGTTTTAGACAGTcagtaatatttaaaactgtttaaaaatatttactgtTGCACATATTAACTAAGCTAGAGTCGTATTCAAATCTTCACAAAGTATTGTTCACATGCTTTTCAGCTGCTTAAATATTCGTTTTTATGACCGACGACGGGAATCTCAGAATTCCGACAGAAATTAATTAACACATTGAAGCCAGACTGTACAGTGGTGATAAATCTACGAAGATCGGGGTATGGAAATCTACACGGGTCTTGTTTACTTTGTGGAGAGAAGTAAGCGCAGAGCGGAGAGAATTCACAGAGTGAGGGCGGAAGCTGTGATAAAAAtcaatgcaaaataaattaacgGAGAGACGTGGAGAAAGTAAAAGCGTGACAAACATATACGCTGTGCGGCGTTATTAAATTAACAAGGAAGGAGGGAGAGAGCGAAATATGCAGGCCCTCTCTTTGCCATTAAAAATGCAGTCAGTCGACAATTGTTTGTTTCTCCCCCTCCCTTTCTTCACTTCAATTGTTTTTTCCCCGGAGACTTTGGAGCCAAGTGCacagtcacacacacacacacacagaagcCGACAACTTGCTCTCTCTTTTCGAAAAACCGCTCTCTCAATAGCGATAAAGAAATTTCGCCTACAATTACTTTTCATTATCCAGCGAATGAATGACgtattttgctttttgttgcGTCTAAGCCCAAACGAAAACTGCactttaaattttattaaaacaaGCAGTGTGTCTCATTAAACCAATGCAAAACTTTCCTTGAGAAGCGGACAGCTGTCAGTAAATAACTCACCGCTAATTGTATAATTTAATCGAACTGTAATTAATGCGGTTTATTAAACTTTTAAGTCACTTGGACAACAGAAGTGACTTTCGCGCCCGTCTGCggaaaattcaataaaatataaaacaacgTTCAGGAAATTACGGTTCTTTTAGAACAGCTGACGATGCGTCATTCACGCGACTAATACAATTGCAAGTGAATCAAAAGAGAAAATGAGAGCGAGAACAACAACGAAACGTACCCACAGCCTTTATCAATCAAATAGGTGTAATGAGTGGAATTAAGTTACCAACATAATGTTGGATTTCAAagatatttaatttaaatatgaaataagGAAAAACGTCCACAGAGCTTGTGCtcaatatttatgaaataaaaattaaaactattttttcctTCATATCAACACGGCCCTATTCATGTGAGCTTGACTGTGGAATTGCCTCACTCGAAAAGTCAACAAGTGCAATTTTCTCAGCACGCATATTTGAAGCACGTCTAGAAAACGGAGAATACAATTAGCGTTATATTTACTGTCACACCACACATCACTCCGTAAATATGTATAGCTTGACAAATGCGGTTCTTCCATTTGCAAAGCGAGCAAAAAGGCCTAGAATAAACAAATAGAAGGATGcgattttgtttacatttggGCTCTATGGAAATATCAGAGACAAAGACAGTTCTTTTTTTTGAGAAACTTGCACGATAAGAGAACGGATTGCCGataaatacacacacaccacacacccGCACTCTCTCATAACTAAAGACGCAAAACAGGCGGAACAAAGAACCGCGATTTTTCTCCGTTTGGGCTTTTAAAGCGCTGATAAATCGGGTGATAATGCGGGACAAGATCCGATTTTGTCAGCCTTACTCCATGCCAAAGTGCACCTGCAGTGTTCTTTATCTCTTGACAATGAAACTGAGCACTATCTTAGGCATTGCGACCCACTGTGCACGCTGCACTTGGAGCAGGTCGTACGGCCGTCTCGCTCTAGCGCCCACTCTCATGGGCAACGCACCCAAAATTCAGGGCCATCTATCGCGCTCGCTCTTACACTCGCACTATGGCGGACGGGGCgaaaaaattttacacaaCTTTCTTAATTAATTACGAGGGGtaagcagcaaaaacaacatcGCAAAAGAACTTGACTGTCCGCCGAATTACGCACTCTTCTTAACGCGGCACTTGGAGACCAGTTGACCATTTGCATTTACGTTTTTCCTTTCAATTGTGTGCCCCAAAACAGCCCCaagaaacgaaacgaaacgagcGCAGAGGGAGATAGATAGCGACTGACTCGCCTCTCGCAAAATTATCGTCGCGTCGCAGGTCTTGTTTTTGTCGATTGACTTCCTGGGCGACGTCACCAGTGATTTGCCAAcgatttttcccttttttagCTGCCTTGCCTTGCTAATTGCCAGCGAAATTATCGCCTGGTTTATTAGTAAACTTATCTTACAACTTTCTTGGAATTTTATGTGTGACCGCAGCACGACTGT
This genomic stretch from Drosophila mauritiana strain mau12 chromosome 2L, ASM438214v1, whole genome shotgun sequence harbors:
- the LOC117151049 gene encoding ras-related protein Rab-5B; protein product: MATTPRSGGASGTGTAQRPNGTSQNKSCQFKLVLLGESAVGKSSLVLRFVKGQFHEYQESTIGAAFLTQTICIEDTVVKFEIWDTAGQERYHSLAPMYYRGAQAAIVVYDIQNQDSFQRAKTWVKELHKQASPNIVIALAGNKADLSNIRVVEFDEAKQYAEENGLLFMETSAKTGMNVNDIFLAIAKKLPKNDGANNQGTSIRPTGTETNRPTNNCCK